A portion of the Sulfurospirillum diekertiae genome contains these proteins:
- a CDS encoding cytidylate kinase family protein — MDTELVQLPSVIIFGYCIDFTMYLLSTLNPTSYVAQVFWCLVACSVLAFGIFLLLKTRLTYLPLDGLAVAISHTYRKEFGKVKISLDSSMVIIGVISSFTFLQRLEGIREGSIVAALLVGALIKFYSTKLVIVEQWLGTYTAAQTQSPQETASINALVITISREYGSGGHEIGQFIAKELGIPFYDKELIELTAEKTGYTAAYIQANEQHLANELLYELYEQNYAYVDNQLPPADVLFMVQSKIIRDICAKGACVIVGRCANFILKDDPNCFNVFIHANKEYRKTKINEKYGALPPCTDKDLEISDKNRANYCLHYTKKDWKDATNYHVTLDASSYGSEKAAQKIIELLKDFTH; from the coding sequence ATGGATACAGAGCTTGTTCAACTCCCTTCCGTGATCATTTTTGGGTACTGCATTGATTTTACGATGTATCTGCTCTCCACGTTAAACCCGACGTCTTATGTGGCACAAGTTTTTTGGTGTTTAGTGGCGTGCAGTGTGCTGGCATTTGGCATCTTTTTACTCTTAAAAACACGTTTGACCTATTTGCCACTCGATGGTTTGGCGGTTGCTATTTCGCACACCTACCGCAAAGAGTTTGGTAAAGTCAAAATCAGCCTAGATAGTTCAATGGTCATCATAGGTGTCATCAGCTCTTTTACCTTTTTACAGCGTTTAGAAGGTATACGTGAAGGTAGCATTGTCGCGGCATTGCTCGTTGGGGCGTTGATTAAATTTTACAGTACCAAGTTAGTGATTGTCGAACAATGGTTGGGGACATACACCGCTGCTCAAACGCAAAGCCCGCAAGAAACGGCAAGTATCAACGCGTTGGTGATTACGATTTCACGAGAATACGGCAGTGGCGGACATGAGATCGGACAGTTTATTGCCAAAGAGCTTGGCATTCCTTTTTACGATAAAGAACTCATTGAACTCACAGCAGAAAAGACTGGGTATACGGCTGCGTATATTCAAGCCAATGAACAGCATTTAGCCAATGAATTGTTGTATGAACTCTACGAGCAAAACTACGCTTACGTGGATAACCAACTCCCGCCTGCTGATGTTTTATTTATGGTGCAAAGTAAGATTATCCGCGATATTTGTGCCAAAGGTGCGTGTGTGATTGTCGGACGTTGTGCCAATTTTATCTTAAAAGACGACCCCAATTGTTTCAATGTTTTCATTCACGCAAACAAAGAGTATCGTAAAACAAAGATCAATGAAAAATACGGAGCACTTCCACCGTGTACCGATAAAGACTTGGAAATTTCTGATAAAAATCGTGCTAATTACTGTCTTCACTACACAAAAAAAGACTGGAAGGATGCGACCAACTACCATGTTACACTTGATGCTTCTTCATACGGCTCCGAAAAAGCGGCTCAAAAAATTATTGAATTACTCAAAGATTTTACGCACTAA
- a CDS encoding YcaO-like family protein, whose translation MNILSKNAPLEVSILKMETILSDLGCGITFATEKHPLKNCYSVNLTSIEAPNHIYSNGKGTLSGASKASALGEYIERLQTNNCFIDFHLPNRAYYPDQKVFEFGGEYLSPSLYTIYNPSNELSNEDLVDFNSDYTDKIVALPFQSFFANEHVYIPLNILSNLYVSNGLASGNTPDEAKVQALSEIFERYAKMEIIKNGYALPKYPEAIIATFPKLHADLIELRKAGFIVEVLDASLGGKFPVTAISLINPRNGTLFVSFGAHPILEVSLERTMSELMQGRGVENLDAFEMPTFDMSIVGDTFNLEAHFIDSNGKIGFGFLNASKMFEYAPWKYKDEGSAAEYAFLCNIVKSMGKEIYLREYTYLDFYSCHMIVPSVSEVYPIDDMVYQNRNSGKFIRHAVLNFKEENHEVLLETIEPLEDSLNMEKYIGVIFEQNFQMIDLKAQVNLLLENYEEAHMLLGFSQNPMSKLLCEILSLRGQNLIWSEYESALWDIFGKENVEHAVNILDGKVYFIDVSLHQHYVNILDMYDRLEIKKASIVA comes from the coding sequence ATGAATATACTCTCAAAAAACGCACCCCTCGAAGTCTCTATCTTAAAAATGGAAACCATCTTAAGTGACCTTGGGTGTGGCATCACCTTTGCAACGGAAAAGCATCCCCTTAAAAACTGCTACTCTGTCAACCTTACATCCATCGAAGCTCCCAATCATATTTATTCTAACGGAAAAGGCACTCTTTCTGGAGCATCTAAAGCCAGTGCTCTTGGTGAATACATCGAACGACTTCAAACCAACAACTGTTTTATTGATTTTCACCTTCCCAATCGTGCGTACTACCCAGACCAAAAGGTATTTGAATTTGGTGGAGAGTACCTTAGTCCTTCTTTATATACTATCTACAACCCATCCAATGAGCTGAGCAATGAAGATTTAGTTGATTTTAATAGCGACTATACAGATAAGATCGTCGCTCTTCCTTTTCAAAGCTTTTTTGCCAATGAACACGTGTACATTCCTTTAAACATTCTCAGCAATCTTTATGTCAGCAATGGACTCGCGAGTGGCAATACACCTGATGAGGCTAAAGTACAAGCTTTGAGCGAGATCTTTGAGCGTTATGCCAAAATGGAAATCATCAAAAATGGTTACGCACTTCCAAAATATCCCGAAGCGATTATCGCTACTTTTCCTAAACTTCATGCAGATTTGATTGAACTTAGAAAAGCAGGCTTCATTGTTGAAGTGCTTGATGCCTCTTTGGGTGGAAAATTTCCTGTGACAGCTATCTCGCTTATTAACCCGCGCAATGGCACACTGTTTGTCTCTTTTGGCGCACATCCTATTTTGGAAGTGAGCCTAGAGCGAACGATGAGTGAGCTGATGCAAGGCAGAGGTGTTGAAAATCTTGACGCTTTTGAGATGCCAACGTTTGACATGAGCATTGTGGGTGACACCTTCAACCTTGAAGCGCACTTCATCGATTCCAACGGGAAAATAGGCTTTGGCTTTTTAAATGCCTCCAAAATGTTTGAGTACGCCCCATGGAAGTACAAAGATGAGGGAAGTGCTGCGGAGTATGCTTTTTTATGCAACATCGTCAAATCGATGGGTAAAGAGATTTACCTTCGTGAATACACGTATTTAGACTTCTACTCATGCCATATGATTGTACCAAGTGTCTCAGAGGTTTATCCTATCGACGATATGGTGTATCAAAACCGAAACAGCGGCAAGTTTATCCGCCATGCTGTCCTTAATTTTAAAGAGGAAAATCACGAAGTCTTACTTGAAACCATCGAGCCCCTTGAAGATTCACTCAATATGGAGAAATACATCGGTGTCATTTTCGAACAAAATTTTCAGATGATTGACCTTAAAGCACAAGTCAATCTCCTTTTGGAAAATTACGAAGAGGCACACATGCTCCTTGGCTTTAGTCAAAATCCTATGAGCAAACTTCTGTGTGAAATTCTCTCGTTAAGAGGACAAAATCTTATCTGGAGTGAATATGAAAGTGCCCTATGGGACATTTTTGGTAAAGAAAACGTTGAACACGCAGTGAACATCTTAGATGGTAAAGTCTACTTCATTGATGTAAGCCTCCACCAACACTATGTAAACATCCTCGATATGTATGATAGACTCGAAATTAAGAAGGCGTCTATCGTTGCTTAA
- a CDS encoding DEAD/DEAH box helicase translates to MPFSTLKLCPQILQALSEVGHVTPTPIQEKVIPLVLEHKDVLARAQTGSGKSASFVLPMLELWNASKGEGKAKIKALVLTPTRELTVQVAEAFVTFGKFLHVKPKVVSVIGGEKIGEQLYDIQQGCDIVVATSGRLLDIMSKKQIDLSRVEFFVLDEADKMLDLGFEQELSSILEALPEKRQNLLFSATYPEKMQMIASKITQSAVEVSIEAEAPTVERIHQRAIEVNKENRAPLLRQLLRENKWELVLVFMANKRAADNIAVKFRKHGFLAESFHGDLIQEDRAWTLKSFKERKIRVLFATDIASRGLDIDDVSCVINFDLPRATEDYIHRIGRTGRAGKEGVAISFIDHEDKAHFNLIEKRCGIKLETEQIKGFELEGEAPQKEKGSAPIKGKRKSKKDKLREAQKEGASS, encoded by the coding sequence ATGCCATTTTCTACGCTCAAACTCTGCCCACAAATTCTCCAAGCGCTTAGCGAAGTAGGACACGTCACGCCAACGCCGATTCAAGAAAAAGTGATACCTTTAGTGTTAGAGCACAAAGATGTATTGGCGCGAGCGCAGACGGGAAGTGGTAAAAGTGCTTCGTTTGTCCTTCCGATGTTAGAGCTTTGGAATGCGAGCAAAGGTGAGGGAAAAGCAAAGATCAAGGCATTGGTTTTAACGCCGACTAGAGAGCTTACCGTGCAAGTGGCAGAAGCGTTTGTCACCTTTGGAAAATTTTTACATGTAAAACCAAAAGTGGTCAGTGTCATTGGTGGTGAGAAGATCGGCGAGCAACTCTATGACATCCAACAAGGCTGCGACATTGTGGTCGCAACGTCGGGGCGACTGCTGGACATCATGAGCAAAAAGCAGATCGACCTTTCTCGTGTCGAGTTTTTTGTGCTCGATGAAGCGGATAAAATGCTTGATCTTGGGTTTGAGCAAGAGTTAAGTTCCATCCTTGAAGCCTTACCTGAAAAACGACAAAATCTTCTCTTTTCAGCGACGTACCCTGAAAAGATGCAGATGATAGCTTCCAAAATCACTCAAAGTGCGGTAGAAGTCAGCATTGAAGCCGAAGCACCAACGGTGGAGCGAATCCATCAACGTGCCATCGAGGTCAATAAAGAGAACCGAGCACCACTTCTGCGCCAGTTACTACGCGAAAACAAATGGGAGTTGGTGTTGGTGTTTATGGCAAATAAACGTGCCGCCGATAACATCGCCGTGAAATTTCGCAAACATGGCTTTTTAGCCGAATCCTTTCATGGTGATCTCATTCAAGAAGACAGAGCATGGACACTCAAGTCGTTTAAAGAGCGAAAAATTCGTGTTTTATTTGCCACCGACATCGCTTCGCGTGGGCTTGACATCGACGATGTGAGCTGTGTTATCAACTTTGATTTGCCTCGTGCAACGGAAGATTATATCCACCGCATCGGACGAACGGGACGTGCGGGCAAAGAGGGTGTAGCGATCTCGTTTATTGACCATGAAGACAAGGCACATTTTAATTTAATCGAAAAGCGTTGTGGAATCAAGCTTGAAACAGAGCAGATTAAAGGGTTTGAGCTCGAAGGGGAGGCACCTCAAAAAGAGAAGGGGAGTGCGCCCATCAAAGGCAAGCGCAAAAGTAAAAAAGATAAATTAAGAGAAGCGCAAAAAGAGGGTGCAAGCTCTTAG
- a CDS encoding GntP family permease — MLIVILLVAIGFIVLSTSKWKLHPFIALLVAAYGIAFSVGMKYADIAKTITSGFGNILAYIGIVIVLGTIIGVILEKSGAAIKMANVVLKIVGKDRPILAMSIIGYIVSIPVFCDSGFVILNALKRSMVKQLKVSGVAMSVALATGLYATHTLVPPTPGPIAAAGNLMVGNLGLVILVGLFVAIFTMLAGYFWAIKRGPLYQSGEDMDIDLEKDIEVQAKYGTLPSAFKSFAPIFIPVLLMAIESIAKLAFKDSSDTFIYKFFVFLGHPANALFVGVLFASLLLPKWNEETLSGWVGEGVKNAGEILIITGAGGALGAVLKASGIGDYLGLTLQTLSLGIFVPFIISAALKTAQGSSTTALVVTSTIMYPLLANLGLDSEMGKVLTVMAIGAGALTVSHANDSFFWVVSRFSQMDVPTAYKAFTMATLVQGLVTIGIVFLMSIVLL, encoded by the coding sequence ATGCTCATAGTCATTTTGCTAGTAGCTATTGGTTTTATCGTGCTTTCAACCAGTAAGTGGAAGTTACACCCTTTTATCGCTTTGCTGGTTGCAGCATACGGTATCGCGTTTAGCGTCGGGATGAAATACGCCGACATCGCTAAAACTATAACGTCTGGTTTTGGAAATATTTTGGCGTACATTGGTATCGTCATTGTGCTTGGAACCATCATCGGTGTCATCTTGGAAAAAAGTGGTGCTGCGATTAAAATGGCCAATGTTGTTCTGAAAATTGTGGGTAAAGACCGCCCCATTCTAGCGATGTCTATCATCGGCTACATCGTTTCGATTCCTGTTTTTTGTGACAGTGGTTTTGTCATCTTAAACGCGCTCAAACGCTCCATGGTCAAACAGCTTAAAGTTTCGGGTGTGGCGATGAGTGTCGCCCTTGCAACAGGACTTTATGCCACCCATACGCTTGTTCCTCCAACACCAGGTCCCATCGCAGCAGCGGGTAATTTGATGGTAGGCAATCTTGGTCTTGTCATTCTTGTGGGTCTGTTTGTCGCTATCTTTACAATGCTTGCAGGTTATTTTTGGGCAATCAAACGAGGACCGTTGTACCAAAGTGGTGAAGACATGGACATCGATTTGGAAAAAGACATCGAAGTCCAAGCCAAGTATGGCACACTTCCAAGTGCGTTCAAATCGTTTGCCCCTATTTTTATTCCCGTCCTTTTAATGGCCATCGAGAGTATCGCTAAGCTTGCCTTTAAAGATTCCAGTGATACGTTTATCTATAAATTTTTTGTTTTCTTAGGTCACCCTGCCAATGCGCTTTTTGTTGGTGTACTGTTTGCCAGTCTTTTACTTCCAAAATGGAACGAAGAGACGCTTTCAGGATGGGTTGGTGAAGGTGTTAAAAATGCAGGTGAGATTCTCATTATCACAGGTGCAGGTGGAGCACTGGGAGCCGTTCTTAAAGCCAGTGGTATTGGCGACTACCTAGGACTCACACTTCAAACGCTTAGCCTTGGTATCTTTGTACCTTTCATCATCTCCGCTGCCCTTAAAACGGCGCAAGGCTCTTCAACGACAGCACTCGTAGTCACTTCGACTATTATGTATCCATTGCTTGCTAATTTAGGACTTGACAGCGAAATGGGAAAAGTCTTAACCGTTATGGCGATTGGTGCGGGCGCACTTACGGTCAGTCATGCCAACGATAGCTTTTTCTGGGTTGTTTCACGTTTCAGTCAAATGGACGTTCCAACCGCATACAAAGCCTTTACGATGGCAACCTTGGTTCAAGGTCTTGTAACTATTGGTATTGTTTTTCTGATGTCTATCGTTCTTCTCTAA
- a CDS encoding cache domain-containing protein — MAIFFITKQYEILSAQIEDSKKTFVENKRNVLKREVDAIIEFIEFKTQRKPLTSTKEEEALKLEVYDWIRHIRYGGEEHNYIFVYQVEQIEGGNKFAKMLINPNRPDIEGEYISDAYTDENGKAFRKIFLQDIHEKGYSFVNYMYKKPESNIIRPKVSYFKLYPKWNLIIAAGAYTDDIEKEIGVAKADFQKKMKLEVTSAIIIFLLFALIANTFAVMLGKRIERFLQTYHKQVQQKTLELENLNRTLESRVSEEIQKNREQEQLLIQKSKFIALGEMISNIAHQWRQPLSQLSALLMTLKLKYNMDKLDKTAMEIKCIEAENIVEYMSHTIDDFRNFFMPNKDKKTFSIQVSVDEVLRIIGMSITNQEITVEVNIPHDEYIVGYKNEYEQVVLNLLSNAKDAILASGQQGGKITISLESDENVVRLIIQDNGGGIKIKPIEKIFEPYISSKEQNEGTGIGLYMSKLIIEKSMKGKLEVKNENGGAIFTIELEKGFKEALGGSPL, encoded by the coding sequence ATGGCTATTTTTTTTATCACCAAACAGTACGAAATTCTTTCCGCACAAATTGAAGACAGCAAGAAAACGTTTGTTGAAAATAAGCGCAATGTTTTAAAACGTGAAGTCGATGCAATTATTGAATTTATAGAGTTCAAAACACAAAGAAAACCATTGACCTCCACCAAAGAAGAAGAAGCACTCAAATTAGAGGTCTATGACTGGATACGTCATATTCGTTATGGCGGGGAAGAGCATAACTATATTTTTGTCTATCAAGTTGAACAGATTGAGGGTGGTAATAAATTTGCCAAAATGCTCATCAATCCTAATCGTCCCGATATAGAAGGCGAATATATCTCTGATGCCTATACGGATGAAAACGGAAAAGCTTTTCGCAAAATTTTTCTCCAAGATATTCATGAAAAAGGATACTCTTTTGTCAATTACATGTACAAAAAACCTGAGAGCAACATCATACGTCCAAAAGTCTCTTATTTCAAACTCTACCCAAAATGGAATCTCATTATCGCGGCGGGCGCCTATACGGATGATATTGAAAAGGAGATAGGCGTTGCTAAGGCTGATTTTCAAAAGAAAATGAAACTCGAAGTGACTTCAGCTATTATTATTTTCTTGCTCTTTGCTCTTATTGCAAATACTTTCGCTGTCATGCTAGGAAAACGCATTGAACGCTTTTTGCAAACCTACCACAAACAGGTTCAGCAAAAAACACTTGAGCTTGAAAACCTTAATCGTACACTGGAAAGCCGCGTCAGCGAGGAGATTCAAAAAAACCGAGAACAAGAACAGCTTTTGATCCAAAAATCTAAATTTATAGCACTAGGAGAGATGATCAGCAACATCGCTCACCAATGGAGACAACCTCTCTCTCAGCTCTCAGCGCTCTTGATGACACTCAAACTCAAATACAACATGGACAAGCTCGATAAAACCGCCATGGAAATTAAATGTATTGAGGCAGAAAACATCGTCGAATATATGTCACATACCATTGACGACTTTCGTAACTTCTTTATGCCCAATAAAGATAAAAAAACATTTAGCATACAAGTATCTGTTGATGAAGTCTTGAGGATTATTGGTATGTCTATTACAAATCAAGAGATTACTGTCGAAGTTAACATTCCACATGATGAGTATATTGTGGGATACAAAAATGAGTATGAACAAGTTGTTTTAAATTTACTTTCCAATGCGAAAGATGCCATCCTTGCTTCAGGACAACAAGGGGGGAAGATTACTATTAGCTTAGAGAGCGATGAAAATGTGGTACGTTTGATTATCCAAGATAATGGTGGTGGCATTAAAATAAAGCCTATTGAAAAGATTTTTGAACCCTATATTAGTAGTAAAGAACAAAATGAAGGTACAGGCATTGGGCTTTATATGTCAAAACTTATCATCGAAAAAAGTATGAAAGGTAAACTTGAAGTGAAGAATGAAAATGGGGGAGCTATTTTTACGATAGAGTTAGAAAAAGGTTTCAAAGAGGCGCTTGGCGGATCGCCCCTTTGA
- a CDS encoding response regulator transcription factor, translated as MDEKMLKKLAQYRVLYAEDEVGVRKNVNELLSLLFKEVYLANDGEEAYKLFLQHKPDLIITDIKMPHLSGIELTKKIRESDSKAHVIIITAYTEVDFMLEAIELSLLRYIVKPITETKLFDALEKFLQSKDKAHLQEIAVEWYYDSMQKMITHKNEIYELTKKEAKLIELLLEKDSIITYEEIEQYLWESEYMSLNALRLMIKNLRKKLPEGTLKNIQGIGYRL; from the coding sequence ATGGATGAAAAGATGCTGAAAAAGCTTGCTCAATATAGAGTTTTGTATGCAGAAGACGAAGTTGGGGTCAGAAAAAATGTCAATGAACTGTTGAGTCTTCTTTTTAAAGAGGTCTATTTGGCAAATGACGGAGAAGAAGCGTATAAACTTTTTTTACAGCACAAACCTGATCTTATTATTACTGATATAAAAATGCCACATTTAAGTGGTATCGAACTGACAAAAAAGATTCGAGAGAGCGATAGCAAAGCGCATGTTATTATTATTACGGCGTACACAGAAGTTGATTTTATGTTGGAAGCCATTGAACTCTCACTCCTTCGTTACATTGTTAAACCCATTACAGAGACGAAACTTTTTGATGCACTGGAAAAGTTTTTGCAGTCTAAAGACAAAGCGCATCTTCAAGAAATAGCCGTTGAGTGGTACTATGATTCAATGCAAAAAATGATTACACATAAAAATGAGATTTACGAATTAACCAAAAAAGAGGCAAAGCTTATTGAGTTGTTGTTGGAAAAAGATTCGATTATTACCTACGAAGAGATTGAACAATATTTGTGGGAGAGTGAATATATGAGTCTTAATGCCCTTCGCTTGATGATTAAAAACTTAAGAAAAAAATTGCCTGAGGGAACATTGAAAAATATTCAAGGGATAGGATACAGACTCTAA
- a CDS encoding RNA-binding S4 domain-containing protein, whose amino-acid sequence MKFELEDDFIELFKLLKVTGVAESGAQAKMLIEEEHVKRNGEVETRKRAKIVAGEIISINDEIIEMEAPQK is encoded by the coding sequence ATGAAATTTGAACTAGAAGATGACTTCATCGAATTATTTAAACTGCTCAAAGTGACAGGCGTTGCGGAAAGTGGTGCGCAGGCTAAAATGCTCATCGAAGAAGAACACGTGAAACGAAACGGTGAAGTGGAGACAAGAAAACGCGCTAAAATCGTTGCTGGCGAGATTATTTCCATCAATGATGAAATCATCGAAATGGAAGCACCTCAGAAGTAA
- a CDS encoding ubiquinol-cytochrome c reductase iron-sulfur subunit has translation MDRNRRVVNYSLLALAGTGMYFSVGTMFQTLEPPKKARLDAATFIDTTTLPLNEISYFMWQKKPLFILKKDASMMLDTKRDIHIGEYYYTLMVGICTHLGCVPKYDATLKRFVCPCHNGQFDYNGNALASPVTKPLVIPPFKLNNEMIIVGEVGEAYLQLMEASKA, from the coding sequence ATGGATAGAAACCGAAGGGTGGTGAATTACTCGCTCTTAGCATTGGCGGGAACGGGTATGTATTTTAGTGTCGGTACGATGTTCCAAACCTTAGAACCACCCAAAAAAGCGCGACTGGATGCGGCGACTTTTATAGACACTACAACGTTACCTCTGAATGAGATTTCCTATTTTATGTGGCAGAAAAAACCGCTTTTTATCCTCAAAAAAGATGCGTCGATGATGCTTGATACAAAGCGAGACATTCACATTGGCGAGTATTATTACACCTTAATGGTGGGGATTTGCACCCATTTAGGCTGTGTGCCAAAGTACGATGCGACGCTTAAACGCTTTGTTTGTCCGTGTCATAATGGGCAGTTTGACTACAATGGCAACGCGCTTGCAAGTCCTGTCACAAAGCCCTTGGTGATTCCGCCGTTTAAACTGAACAATGAAATGATTATTGTCGGCGAAGTGGGTGAGGCGTACCTACAATTGATGGAGGCATCAAAAGCATGA
- the hemJ gene encoding protoporphyrinogen oxidase HemJ yields the protein MDHYKWLLAFHVIALMSWMAMLFYLPRLFVYHVEHAEKKAFVEVVKIQEYKIYKYIGFPAFWATLISGLSMILIDPQLLSSGGWIYAKFTVLIALTLYSFSLEKYRLELANDTCTKSGKFFRAYNEVPTALAILIVGYVVTKSFSWAFTLITLGIFAMIIDVILDGKKKP from the coding sequence TTGGATCACTATAAATGGTTGCTTGCGTTTCATGTTATTGCGCTCATGTCATGGATGGCGATGTTATTTTACTTGCCACGGCTTTTTGTCTATCATGTGGAACATGCTGAAAAAAAAGCGTTTGTGGAAGTTGTGAAAATTCAAGAATATAAAATCTATAAATACATCGGTTTTCCTGCCTTTTGGGCAACACTGATAAGTGGTCTTAGCATGATTCTTATTGACCCGCAACTACTCTCAAGCGGTGGATGGATTTATGCAAAGTTTACGGTACTCATTGCCCTCACCCTCTACTCTTTTTCATTGGAAAAGTACCGTTTAGAGCTTGCCAATGACACCTGCACGAAAAGTGGAAAATTTTTTAGAGCTTACAACGAAGTCCCTACGGCTTTGGCTATTTTGATTGTCGGGTATGTAGTCACGAAGAGCTTTTCATGGGCATTTACACTCATTACACTAGGCATTTTTGCCATGATTATCGACGTAATTTTGGATGGAAAAAAGAAGCCTTAA
- a CDS encoding cytochrome b: MNLKLKNFNILLYTGAIMVVLCLLLLCSGIFLAMHYIPDAEKAFESVHTTIMQEVNYGWLWRKIHALGSTFFFLLLYIHLLGMLYFGFYKHGKTKYWYSGMVLYFCCMVIGFTGYVLPMGQMSYWAAQVITSLLEYIPGAGEDIVLWVRGDFSVSGITLLRFYTLHIVVMPMAILVMILVHSDFMKWYATTKFSWTRKGLHVSKEERYSKHDSIPKAPKPFFSNAVLKPLLACTLFLALFFYCVFFHDYLAFDALNLTPANPSDTPAHIYPEWYFLWMLQLLKSFFFDIGMIKGSYIGMSSLVVVNVGLLLMPLLDRNPRRIPAHQRPYFLVWFWALVVSLIALSILGKLPSSTLTLWIGLFFSTVLMAPFFHFAISFSKGVSCQILKFLRQS, translated from the coding sequence ATGAATTTAAAGCTTAAAAACTTCAATATTTTACTCTACACAGGCGCCATCATGGTGGTTTTGTGCCTTTTGCTATTGTGTTCAGGCATTTTTCTGGCGATGCACTATATTCCCGATGCGGAGAAAGCCTTTGAAAGTGTCCATACGACGATAATGCAGGAAGTCAATTACGGCTGGCTGTGGCGGAAAATTCATGCGCTTGGCTCAACCTTTTTCTTTTTACTGCTCTACATTCATTTACTCGGCATGCTCTATTTTGGGTTTTACAAACATGGAAAAACGAAGTATTGGTACAGTGGTATGGTGCTCTATTTTTGCTGTATGGTCATCGGTTTTACGGGGTATGTGCTTCCGATGGGGCAGATGAGTTACTGGGCGGCGCAAGTGATTACGAGTTTGCTTGAGTATATCCCCGGAGCGGGAGAAGACATCGTGCTGTGGGTTCGAGGCGATTTTAGCGTGAGTGGCATCACGTTATTGCGCTTTTACACTTTGCACATTGTGGTGATGCCTATGGCAATTTTAGTGATGATACTCGTGCATTCGGACTTTATGAAGTGGTACGCAACGACGAAGTTTTCATGGACACGCAAAGGTTTACATGTAAGCAAAGAGGAGCGCTATAGCAAACACGATAGTATTCCCAAAGCGCCAAAACCGTTTTTCTCCAATGCCGTTTTAAAGCCACTGTTGGCATGTACGCTCTTTTTGGCACTCTTTTTTTATTGCGTCTTTTTTCATGATTATTTAGCGTTTGATGCGCTCAATCTCACCCCTGCCAATCCAAGCGATACACCTGCACACATCTACCCTGAGTGGTATTTTTTATGGATGTTGCAACTGCTTAAGAGTTTTTTCTTTGACATCGGGATGATTAAAGGTTCGTACATCGGCATGTCATCTTTAGTGGTGGTCAATGTGGGGCTTTTACTCATGCCACTGTTAGATAGAAACCCTCGTCGCATTCCCGCACATCAGCGCCCTTACTTTTTAGTGTGGTTTTGGGCGTTGGTTGTGTCGCTCATAGCACTGAGTATTTTAGGAAAATTGCCAAGTTCGACACTTACTTTGTGGATTGGACTGTTTTTTTCCACCGTATTAATGGCACCTTTTTTTCATTTTGCCATTTCTTTCTCGAAAGGAGTCTCATGCCAAATCTTAAAATTTTTGCGGCAATCGTAG